The following proteins come from a genomic window of Sorghum bicolor cultivar BTx623 chromosome 3, Sorghum_bicolor_NCBIv3, whole genome shotgun sequence:
- the LOC8082369 gene encoding G-type lectin S-receptor-like serine/threonine-protein kinase At4g27290 isoform X3 encodes MALPTTQSLPTPKTVIAGNISLVWENSESLIIGVKQIAMFGKISFWRNCMLVDLLILSVLATRCLSDLTARTDIIFQNQSISDGQTLVSMGKEFVLGFFSPGASSNRYVGIWHNDVSERRAVWVANRNNPFQDTFGILKFDNNSNLIVLDGRGNSFTVAYGRGVQDVEAAILDNGNFVLRSIRNQAKIIWQSFDFPTDTWLPEMNIILGSKLTSWKSYDDPAVGDYSFGLDVTNALQLIILWKGNNYWTFGPWNATLKSLIPELKYIPVTPVSFQCGNLTCTYTSNPSDTMAKIVLDPNGSLNIAQFSPGTESWTLLWRQPASCEVSNLCGGFGICNNNMLTNDPMSSLCRCPKGFAQQDIITGNTWKGCTRQIQLQCNGDRFMNMSSMRLPDSRVKLSTMGENKCQLECMTNCSCTAYTYSVLDGCSLWYGNLTNMQDGYNGSGVGTLYLRVAASELESSNSSGHKLLWMAGVLPSVGFLIFCLILFIWIRRSKNKGKGKQDGHHSVMTSDAIKLWEGEETSSYFATFSFSQIRNATDKFSTENMLGEGGFGPVYKGHLPDGREIAVKRLAANSGQGLPEFKNEVLLIARLQHTNLVRLLGCCIEEEEMLLVYEYMPNKSLDFFLFEKSRRALLDWEMRMNIIEGVAQGLIYLHKHSRLRIIHRDLKASNILLDTDMNPKISDFGMARIFDPKGTQANTKRVVGTYGYMAPEYAMAGNFSTKSDVFSYGVLLLEIISGMKNAGSRRHGNSVSLLGYAWELWNEGRCHELIDKPLHGRCPENVALRCIHVSLLCVQEQAADRPSMTEVISMITNGSAILPDPKQPGFLSMLVPNETDIAEETCSLNGLSVTILDGR; translated from the exons ATGGCACTCCCCACCACACAATCCCTTCCCACCCCCAAGACAGTGATTGCAGGAAATATTTCACTTGTTTGGGAGAATTCAGAGAG TTTGATAATCGGAGTTAAGCAGATAGCCATGTTTGGGAAAATAAGCTTCTGGAGGAATTGCATGCTTGTTGATTTGCTGATTCTGTCTGTATTAGCAACAAGATGTTTGTCAGATCTGACAGCAAGAACAGACATCATCTTTCAGAATCAGTCAatttcagatgggcagaccctAGTGTCCATGGGAAAAGAATTTGTGCTTGGTTTCTTCAGCCCTGGAGCTTCGAGCAACCGGTATGTTGGTATATGGCACAACGATGTTTCAGAAAGAAGAGCTGTCTGGGTTGCTAATAGGAATAATCCATTCCAAGATACTTTTGGCATACTTAAGTTTGATAACAATAGTAATCTGATTGTTTTAGATGGGAGGGGCAACTCATTCACAGTGGCTTATGGGAGAGGAGTGCAAGATGTGGAGGCTGCAATACTGGATAACGGCAATTTTGTCCTAAGGAGCATCAGGAATCAAGCTAAGATCATATGGCAGAGCTTTGACTTTCCTACAGATACATGGCTCCCTGAAATGAACATTATACTTGGCAGTAAACTGACATCATGGAAGAGCTATGATGACCCAGCAGTGGGGGATTATTCTTTTGGACTTGACGTAACTAATGCGCTTCAACTCATTATCTTGTGGAAAGGTAATAATTATTGGACCTTTGGACCCTGGAACGCTACATTGAAATCTCTGATTCCAGAGctaaaatatattcctgtcaccCCTGTTTCATTTCAATGTGGCAATCTTACATGCACATACACTTCCAATCCCAGCGACACAATGGCAAAGATTGTGTTGGATCCGAATGGTTCATTGAACATTGCCCAATTTAGTCCTGGAACTGAGTCATGGACTCTCTTATGGCGACAGCCTGCTAGCTGCGAGGTGTCTAACTTATGTGGTGGTTTTGGTATATGCAACAACAATATGTTAACCAACGACCCTATGTCATCCCTCTGTCGTTGTCCAAAAGGCTTTGCACAACAAGACATAATAACAGGAAATACCTGGAAAGGGTGCACGAGGCAAATCCAACTGCAGTGTAATGGGGATAGGTTTATGAATATGTCTAGTATGCGACTCCCTGACTCCAGAGTTAAACTTTCTACTATGGGAGAAAACAAATGCCAATTGGAATGCATGACAAATTGCTCCTGTACTGCATACACTTATTCTGTATTGGATGGTTGCAGCCTATGGTATGGCAATCTAACAAATATGCAGGACGGGTATAACGGGAGTGGAGTAGGAACTCTATATCTTCGTGTTGCTGCATCAGAGTTAGAATCATCCAATAGTTCAG GTCATAAATTACTTTGGATGGCTGGTGTACTTCCTTCAGTTGGATTTCTTATTTTTTGTCTAATTTTGTTTATTTGGATCAGGAGATCAAAAAATAAAG GGAAAGGAAAACAGGATGGTCATCACTCTGTAATGACTTCGGATGCTATCAAACTCTGGGAGGGTGAGGAGACAAGCTCTTATTTTGCAACGTTTTCCTTTTCACAAATAAGAAATGCTACAGACAAATTTTCAACAGAAAACATGCTTGGAGAAGGGGGGTTTGGCCCTGTGTACAAG GGCCACTTACCAGATGGGCGGGAGATTGCTGTTAAGAGACTAGCAGCAAATTCAGGGCAAGGGTTACCGGAGTTTAAGAATGAAGTCCTGCTTATTGCTAGGCTTCAGCACACAAATTTGGTCCGGCTGTTAGGTTGTTGCATTGAAGAGGAAGAGATGTTATTAGTGTATGAGTATATGCCGAACAAAAGCTTGGATTTCTTCTTATTTG AAAAATCAAGAAGAGCTTTGCTAGACTGGGAAATGCGGATGAACATAATTGAAGGGGTTGCACAGGGTCTTATCTATCTCCACAAGCATTCTCGGCTTAGAATTATTCATAGGGACCTGAAAGCAAGCAACATTTTGTTGGACACTGATATGAACCCTAAGATCTCAGACTTTGGGATGGCGAGAATATTTGATCCCAAAGGAACACAAGCTAATACGAAACGAGTTGTCGGAACATA TGGCTACATGGCTCCTGAGTATGCTATGGCAGGTAATTTCTCCACTAAGTCCGATGTATTTAGCTATGGAGTCTTGCTTCTGGAGATTATCAGTGGAATGAAAAATGCTGGATCTCGAAGACATGGCAATTCTGTTAGCCTCCTTGGTTAC GCGTGGGAACTATGGAACGAAGGCAGATGCCATGAGCTCATTGATAAACCGTTACATGGTAGATGTCCTGAGAATGTAGCGCTAAGATGCATTCATGTCAGCTTGTTGTGTGTTCAGGAGCAAGCTGCGGATCGGCCCTCCATGACTGAAGTCATTTCAATGATTACCAATGGAAGTGCCATCTTACCAGACCCAAAGCAACCTGGTTTCCTCTCCATGTTGGTCCCCAATGAAACTGATATCGCTGAAGAAACATGCTCCCTGAATGGTCTTTCAGTTACCATCCTTGACGGAAGATAG